Proteins encoded together in one Lysinibacillus sp. FSL K6-0232 window:
- the comGA gene encoding competence type IV pilus ATPase ComGA, which yields MQNFETVVEQKCEQLLLKAYHFGASDVLLVPGSVKYQLYFRKYDKLLQAGELPNDLAERMISYYKFLAELDISERRKPQSGSFQKAMEQNPYAFRVSTLPSVFLKESLIIRLLLQNHTFPLTSLCFSESAAHQLMALVQNKQGILFFTGATGSGKSTSLYSLIHYCSTELHRHVISLEDPVENSQANLLQIQVNERAGVTYATGLKAILRHSPDVIMIGEIRDKETAKIAIEASLTGHLVLSTIHAKDSINCLYRLMDLGVSIEELRQTVIGIVAQILFQAPAIHEERRAIYEILDDVYLSKAISAIAAKAYYELPYERTLMGQKELLESQQYAVTKVY from the coding sequence ATGCAAAATTTTGAAACGGTTGTTGAGCAAAAGTGTGAGCAGCTTTTACTAAAAGCCTATCATTTTGGTGCATCTGACGTGTTGCTAGTGCCAGGCAGTGTAAAATATCAGCTTTATTTTCGGAAATATGATAAGCTCCTGCAAGCAGGTGAGCTGCCCAATGATTTAGCTGAAAGAATGATCTCGTACTATAAATTTCTAGCAGAATTAGATATTAGCGAGCGCCGTAAACCTCAAAGCGGCTCTTTTCAAAAAGCGATGGAACAAAACCCATACGCCTTTCGTGTATCAACACTCCCCTCGGTATTTTTAAAAGAAAGCTTAATTATCCGTTTACTTCTTCAAAACCATACATTCCCACTAACTTCCCTATGTTTTTCTGAAAGTGCAGCACACCAATTAATGGCACTTGTGCAAAATAAGCAAGGCATTTTGTTTTTTACAGGTGCAACAGGCTCTGGCAAGTCTACGTCGCTATATTCCTTAATTCATTATTGTTCTACAGAATTACATCGACATGTTATTTCGTTAGAAGACCCTGTAGAAAACAGCCAAGCCAATTTACTGCAAATTCAAGTAAATGAGCGAGCTGGCGTTACATATGCAACAGGGTTAAAAGCTATTTTACGGCATTCTCCTGACGTTATTATGATTGGTGAAATTCGAGATAAGGAAACCGCCAAAATTGCGATTGAGGCAAGCTTGACAGGTCATTTAGTCCTTTCAACCATTCATGCAAAAGATTCGATTAACTGTCTGTACCGTTTAATGGATTTAGGTGTGTCCATTGAGGAGCTGCGACAAACGGTGATTGGTATTGTTGCACAAATACTTTTCCAAGCCCCAGCTATACATGAGGAGCGCCGAGCCATTTATGAAATTTTGGATGATGTTTATTTAAGTAAGGCTATTTCGGCTATAGCAGCAAAGGCATACTATGAGCTTCCGTATGAACGAACATTAATGGGGCAAAAAGAATTATTGGAGAGTCAGCAATATGCGGTTACAAAAGTCTATTGA
- a CDS encoding HAMP domain-containing sensor histidine kinase, with the protein MIVVFFAVGITCSTIIINNKNTEEVDLIAINDLVKTVEKNWGQIQEETFHSSSILQPYSIIDASENVIYQTSDTSFHYIYDAIKNRDIVMDVKKDNEIVGKIIIHNNEQEIVEQMKSELVKSILVIFTVLMIISILYITYIYRTLLKPFQQLQAFAANVARGHFDIPLNMGKNNYFGAFTESFDLLREELDAARQREYESNRSKKELVATLSHDIKTPVASIKAVSELMLMQAKEDKVIKQVQTISSKAEQINLLVTDMFHATLEELQQLKLTVTEQSSEILVEMIENVNYDHQIVYDAIPPCIILTDPLRMQQVIDNIISNSYKYAGTKVIVKSQINNGYLELHMIDFGCGISEKELPLLFNKYYRGKNVEGKNGSGLGLYISKYFMENMQGHIHCYNRQDGFTVVLKIKLA; encoded by the coding sequence ATGATTGTAGTGTTTTTTGCTGTTGGCATTACTTGCTCAACCATCATTATTAACAATAAGAATACTGAAGAAGTGGATCTTATCGCCATAAATGATTTGGTCAAAACAGTTGAAAAAAATTGGGGACAAATTCAGGAAGAAACTTTTCACAGCAGTAGCATACTCCAGCCATATTCAATTATAGATGCCTCTGAAAACGTGATTTACCAAACATCAGATACTTCTTTTCATTATATATACGATGCCATAAAAAATAGGGATATAGTGATGGATGTAAAGAAAGATAACGAAATAGTAGGAAAAATCATTATCCATAATAACGAACAAGAAATAGTGGAACAAATGAAAAGTGAACTAGTCAAATCCATTCTTGTGATTTTTACTGTATTAATGATCATTAGCATTCTTTATATTACCTATATTTACAGGACCTTATTAAAGCCATTTCAGCAGCTTCAGGCTTTTGCCGCAAATGTGGCGAGGGGTCATTTCGATATACCTTTAAATATGGGCAAGAACAATTACTTTGGCGCATTTACGGAAAGCTTTGATCTATTACGGGAAGAGCTTGATGCTGCTCGTCAAAGAGAGTATGAATCCAATCGCAGTAAGAAGGAGTTAGTTGCCACATTAAGTCATGATATTAAGACACCTGTCGCCTCCATCAAGGCAGTTAGTGAATTGATGCTGATGCAGGCAAAGGAGGACAAGGTCATAAAGCAGGTGCAGACGATCTCCTCAAAGGCAGAGCAAATTAATTTACTTGTGACGGATATGTTCCACGCTACGTTGGAAGAACTACAACAATTAAAGTTAACGGTAACTGAGCAATCGAGCGAAATCCTTGTAGAGATGATTGAAAATGTTAATTATGATCATCAAATCGTCTATGATGCTATTCCACCATGCATTATTTTAACAGACCCCTTACGTATGCAGCAGGTAATAGACAATATTATTAGTAATTCCTATAAATATGCAGGCACAAAGGTCATCGTTAAGTCGCAAATTAATAACGGTTATCTCGAACTCCATATGATAGATTTCGGATGTGGCATTAGTGAAAAAGAATTGCCCCTATTGTTTAATAAATATTATCGCGGAAAAAATGTTGAAGGGAAGAATGGTTCAGGGCTTGGTCTCTATATCTCAAAATATTTTATGGAAAATATGCAGGGCCATATTCACTGTTACAACCGCCAAGATGGCTTTACAGTTGTCTTAAAAATTAAACTGGCATAA
- a CDS encoding DUF2626 family protein gives MDNMYKVMAFWTGIFAVMFYLGGMNEVSLLFVGNTGLFLLLGFLNLSERMYMYIFGAYLTVFFAGFTYYTTFIHVPGGGH, from the coding sequence ATGGATAATATGTATAAAGTTATGGCTTTCTGGACAGGTATTTTTGCCGTTATGTTCTACCTTGGTGGTATGAACGAGGTATCGCTATTATTCGTAGGTAATACAGGTTTATTCTTATTATTAGGCTTCTTAAACCTTTCAGAACGTATGTACATGTACATTTTCGGAGCATATTTAACTGTATTCTTCGCTGGCTTCACGTACTATACAACATTCATTCACGTACCTGGTGGCGGTCATTAA
- a CDS encoding DUF2759 domain-containing protein, giving the protein MNLLMVIFGLVAILAVVGTFQAIKEKNLLSVVFNLLSAAVFGWFVIMTIIHSGYPPKLH; this is encoded by the coding sequence ATGAACTTATTAATGGTTATTTTTGGTCTAGTAGCGATTTTAGCTGTAGTTGGTACATTCCAAGCAATTAAAGAAAAGAACCTATTAAGCGTTGTTTTCAACTTATTAAGTGCTGCCGTATTCGGTTGGTTTGTCATTATGACAATCATTCATAGCGGTTACCCACCAAAATTACACTAA
- a CDS encoding ABC transporter ATP-binding protein, which translates to MTKAIIKTEKLCKTFSSAGIQQHVLKNLDICLLEEDFTIIMGSSGSGKSTLLYAMSGMDKPTLGTIDFAGENLAKLNNDQLAVFRRNHCGFVFQQIYLLDNMSVLDNVLASGLLVNKNKREVEEKAKELLNQVGIGENAWSKFPTQLSGGEAQRVGIVRALINSPKLLFADEPTGALNSAASTSVLDVFTDVNRNGQSIVMVTHDMKTALRGNRILYLRDGVICGDLQLGTYSEKDNVERHKKLKNFLAEMGW; encoded by the coding sequence ATGACAAAGGCAATTATTAAAACAGAGAAGCTATGTAAAACCTTCTCAAGCGCTGGAATTCAACAGCATGTATTAAAAAATTTGGATATTTGTTTGCTAGAAGAGGATTTTACCATCATTATGGGGAGTTCAGGCTCTGGGAAATCGACGCTGCTTTATGCTATGAGTGGTATGGATAAGCCCACATTAGGCACAATTGATTTTGCAGGTGAAAATTTAGCAAAATTAAACAACGACCAGCTGGCGGTATTTAGACGAAATCATTGTGGCTTTGTCTTTCAGCAAATTTATTTATTAGACAATATGAGTGTGCTTGATAATGTACTGGCAAGTGGTCTGTTAGTGAATAAAAATAAGCGTGAAGTTGAAGAAAAAGCGAAAGAATTATTAAATCAAGTAGGAATCGGCGAAAATGCATGGTCTAAGTTCCCAACACAGCTTTCTGGCGGGGAGGCGCAACGAGTTGGAATTGTTAGAGCATTAATAAACAGCCCGAAATTATTGTTTGCGGATGAACCAACCGGTGCGTTAAATTCAGCAGCTAGTACTAGTGTTCTGGATGTATTTACCGATGTCAATCGTAACGGGCAAAGTATCGTGATGGTCACGCATGATATGAAAACCGCGTTGCGCGGAAATCGGATTCTCTATTTGCGGGATGGTGTTATTTGCGGTGACTTGCAGTTAGGTACATACAGCGAGAAAGACAATGTCGAGCGCCATAAAAAGCTCAAAAATTTCCTTGCAGAAATGGGGTGGTAA
- a CDS encoding helix-turn-helix transcriptional regulator, with protein sequence MIHPLKITSTLADETRYSIYEYILKEKKTITVQHIADEFGIHPNVARLHLTKLAEINIITADYMKTGKGGRPGRVYKASEKGVSLSFPRRDEERLLKWTIQLVQDIGPSALTKCQEISYQDGFQQMKTYINAELTLSNSLSFDDKLQLLTDNAALIGYIPHVQQTEHGKKIIFSIFNCPFQEQLTAHSEIVCSLHESYLKGQLDALFSNNEFVQMESMVHNCDLCKYEINVTEMDR encoded by the coding sequence ATGATCCATCCATTAAAAATTACTAGTACACTAGCTGATGAAACACGATATTCAATCTATGAATATATTTTAAAAGAGAAGAAAACGATTACAGTTCAACATATTGCAGATGAATTTGGCATTCATCCAAATGTTGCTAGACTTCATCTAACAAAGCTTGCAGAAATTAATATTATCACGGCTGACTATATGAAAACAGGCAAAGGTGGTCGACCAGGGCGCGTTTATAAGGCTTCTGAAAAAGGTGTGTCCCTATCATTTCCAAGGCGCGATGAAGAGCGTTTATTAAAATGGACAATTCAATTAGTGCAGGACATAGGTCCATCAGCGCTAACAAAATGTCAGGAAATTAGCTATCAAGATGGCTTTCAGCAAATGAAAACTTATATAAATGCTGAATTAACATTAAGTAATTCCCTTTCCTTCGATGATAAGCTTCAGCTATTAACAGATAATGCTGCACTAATTGGCTATATTCCGCACGTTCAACAAACAGAACATGGCAAAAAAATAATATTCTCCATTTTCAATTGTCCATTCCAAGAGCAGCTAACTGCTCATTCCGAAATTGTATGTTCATTACATGAATCCTATTTAAAAGGTCAACTAGATGCATTATTCTCAAACAATGAATTTGTACAAATGGAAAGTATGGTACATAATTGTGATTTATGTAAATATGAAATAAACGTGACAGAAATGGATCGCTAG
- the comGC gene encoding competence type IV pilus major pilin ComGC, with translation MKHIKQQTGFTLIEMLIVLLIISVLILITIPNITKHFATIDKKGCTAYISMVQGQVEAYRVDFMSYPTLEDLVREGYLKENETTCPNKEEIMITSEGEVRLANAKSEAGSGG, from the coding sequence ATGAAGCATATTAAACAGCAAACAGGTTTTACGTTAATTGAAATGTTAATTGTATTGTTAATTATCTCAGTTTTGATCCTTATTACTATACCGAATATTACCAAGCATTTCGCCACAATTGATAAAAAGGGATGTACAGCCTATATTTCAATGGTGCAAGGGCAGGTCGAGGCCTATCGTGTAGATTTTATGAGCTATCCAACATTAGAGGATTTGGTGAGGGAAGGCTACCTCAAAGAAAATGAAACTACATGTCCCAATAAAGAAGAAATTATGATTACAAGCGAAGGAGAGGTACGTTTAGCCAATGCCAAATCTGAAGCAGGTTCAGGTGGCTAA
- a CDS encoding response regulator transcription factor translates to MMKVDCLVVDDEMALAETTCEYFNMFEVKTAFVTSAVECERFLEEHEPSLILLDINLGHESGFDLCKKLRKTTQIPILFISARSSDDDVLIALNIGGDDYIQKPYTLSILLAKVKAVLKRYGNGSSNQQETLTFGQIQMDTKLHRMRIKGVDIQLKTMEYKLLHYLAKNKNRIITKDELFQNVWGDSFVGDGTLNVHIRHLREKIEEDPKNPQLIKTVWGTGYILEDTSG, encoded by the coding sequence ATGATGAAAGTAGATTGTTTAGTTGTGGATGATGAAATGGCTTTAGCTGAAACGACCTGTGAATATTTTAATATGTTTGAGGTCAAAACAGCATTTGTGACAAGTGCGGTGGAATGTGAGCGTTTTTTGGAGGAACACGAACCATCATTAATTCTTCTCGATATCAATCTTGGGCATGAGTCGGGGTTTGATTTATGTAAAAAATTGCGTAAAACAACGCAAATTCCAATTCTATTTATTAGTGCCCGTTCCAGCGATGATGATGTTTTAATTGCGCTTAACATAGGCGGGGATGATTACATACAAAAGCCCTATACTTTAAGTATTTTACTAGCAAAGGTCAAAGCTGTACTTAAAAGATATGGGAATGGTTCTAGCAACCAACAAGAAACTTTGACATTTGGACAAATCCAAATGGATACAAAACTTCATCGTATGCGGATAAAGGGAGTTGATATTCAACTAAAAACGATGGAATATAAACTGCTGCATTATTTGGCAAAAAATAAAAATCGCATCATCACAAAAGATGAGTTGTTTCAAAATGTTTGGGGCGATTCCTTTGTAGGCGATGGCACGCTTAATGTACATATTCGGCATTTACGTGAGAAAATTGAAGAGGATCCCAAGAACCCGCAATTGATTAAAACTGTATGGGGGACAGGCTATATTTTAGAGGATACAAGCGGATGA
- the comGB gene encoding competence type IV pilus assembly protein ComGB, which produces MRLQKSIDRLLLRYKKATKWRLREQAQFFNRLCVLMQEGYLFPQALAMLLPHHIESHQDVQRQIDDKLRQGVGVAGILETLQLSKQHLVAITVAENNGHMIEALEGIAKQLAVNEQTKKKLLKLLAYPIALTFFLLLLFFVFRTVFLPNIEKMTTSRTVESEPAAVALSNLLLHVPDVVIVVILLTLCLIGLCRLILTRQPIAKQLTILLKIPFLQRYFRLTLTRQFAAYLGSLLQSGFSLQASLQILEEQQLQPFLQNLSQRIKERVIFGESLAQAVMMLAVFQKDFPIFIEHGEQSGYLGKELVLYSELLMDKQEHLLQKMLSLVQPSFFILIALCIVAAYMSLLLPIYHMIEIV; this is translated from the coding sequence ATGCGGTTACAAAAGTCTATTGATCGACTGCTTCTTCGGTATAAAAAGGCAACAAAATGGCGGTTAAGAGAGCAGGCACAATTTTTCAATCGTTTATGTGTGCTTATGCAGGAGGGCTATTTATTTCCACAGGCGCTTGCCATGCTGTTACCCCATCATATTGAATCACATCAGGATGTTCAGCGGCAAATTGATGATAAATTGAGGCAAGGGGTAGGTGTAGCAGGCATACTTGAAACATTGCAGCTAAGCAAGCAGCATCTAGTGGCGATTACAGTAGCTGAGAATAATGGGCATATGATTGAGGCACTAGAGGGGATTGCTAAGCAGCTAGCTGTTAATGAGCAAACAAAGAAAAAATTGTTGAAGCTACTTGCTTATCCTATTGCATTAACATTTTTCTTATTATTGCTGTTTTTTGTATTTCGAACAGTGTTTTTACCCAATATTGAAAAAATGACAACAAGCCGTACAGTCGAATCAGAACCAGCAGCCGTTGCATTGTCTAATTTGCTGTTGCATGTGCCAGATGTGGTGATTGTCGTTATACTTCTAACACTTTGTCTAATAGGACTCTGTCGCCTTATACTGACACGGCAACCCATTGCTAAGCAGCTCACCATCCTCTTAAAAATTCCATTTCTTCAACGCTATTTTCGTTTAACATTAACAAGACAATTCGCAGCCTATTTAGGAAGCCTACTGCAAAGTGGCTTTTCATTACAAGCAAGCCTTCAAATTTTAGAGGAGCAGCAGCTTCAGCCCTTTTTACAAAATCTTTCACAACGTATAAAAGAAAGAGTTATTTTTGGTGAATCCTTGGCACAGGCAGTTATGATGCTAGCTGTTTTTCAGAAGGACTTTCCTATTTTTATAGAGCATGGTGAGCAAAGCGGCTATTTAGGCAAAGAACTAGTATTGTACAGCGAGTTATTAATGGACAAGCAGGAGCATCTTTTGCAGAAAATGCTGTCGCTTGTACAGCCTAGCTTTTTTATTCTAATTGCACTATGTATCGTAGCGGCTTATATGAGTTTATTACTGCCAATCTATCATATGATTGAAATCGTATAG
- a CDS encoding ABC transporter permease has translation MANIRKSKSATFSLFIFILVAALLLNIGLMVITQINTFFESKAEQLKDPHAIIMMDYANYHSSYGEFITKYPGVTESETEEMIRMNMAKFNFGNSELSTNVIIFNADTKRRIGPLNLIEKLNTYGSHDIFVPYSFKTNGGYQLGDHFTITYQDKEYEYRIGGFFETTMMGTNNMGVMKFMLPEPSYLKLADELSTQSEGLVISAILDDQTQSSTLKNNFFKEFHQSIEVNANIWGLDIEQVKSVTTLTINLLATILVAFAIIIVLVSLIVIKFRVANSIEDGVENIGVLKAIGYTSRQILSSMILQFIFIALCGSVIGIALSYVFMSFFGSIISTLSGLIWTQTFGPMANLISIFFVTLAVLIVTLLSAFRVKKILPVAALRGGIQTHNFRKNRVPLEKARGGLHFLLAIKSTLANAKQNMMILFIIIALTFASVFSAVSYYNIASDKTAFVDLFGVEPANVYVIIKSDVDIRELLSHIEQMEYVRKVNLLDKIQTKIDGQIVYTNVTNHYDQLENNIVYEGRQPKYENEISISWVVSSQINKGVGDTVEVEFENETASFLVTGISQLIHHSGQVAALTLEGIQQLQTNYKGSTLNVYLDGISNKDFIKNVQEQYGDYLVGTVDIDENIESETGMYTDAVFAVLLTVLAITVLVVVMILYLVIKTMIIKRKKEFGVMKAIGYSTMQLMHQIAISFLPVIITGVTIGGALGYFFTNPMLAVLLSSAGVKRLDFTIHLPTVLLLCIGILLLGYLVSMLVSLKIKKITVHSLMTE, from the coding sequence ATGGCGAATATTCGAAAAAGCAAATCTGCGACCTTTTCTTTATTTATCTTTATTTTGGTCGCTGCTTTACTTTTGAATATCGGTTTAATGGTTATCACACAAATCAATACATTTTTTGAAAGTAAAGCTGAACAATTAAAAGATCCTCACGCAATAATAATGATGGATTATGCAAATTATCATTCAAGTTATGGAGAATTTATAACGAAATATCCTGGGGTGACAGAGTCAGAAACAGAAGAAATGATTAGAATGAACATGGCTAAATTTAACTTTGGCAATAGTGAATTATCGACTAATGTCATTATTTTTAATGCGGATACAAAACGTAGGATTGGCCCGTTAAATTTGATAGAAAAACTGAATACATATGGTTCTCATGATATTTTTGTGCCGTATAGTTTTAAAACAAATGGTGGCTATCAATTAGGTGATCACTTTACCATCACCTATCAAGACAAGGAATATGAGTATCGAATTGGAGGATTTTTTGAAACAACGATGATGGGTACGAATAACATGGGCGTTATGAAATTTATGTTGCCGGAACCTTCCTATTTAAAATTGGCAGACGAATTAAGTACCCAATCAGAAGGCTTGGTTATATCTGCAATATTGGATGATCAAACACAATCATCGACGTTAAAAAACAATTTTTTTAAAGAATTCCACCAATCAATAGAAGTGAATGCTAATATTTGGGGATTAGATATTGAACAAGTGAAAAGTGTAACTACATTAACGATTAATCTTCTAGCGACAATACTGGTAGCATTTGCAATAATAATTGTACTTGTTTCACTCATTGTCATTAAATTCCGAGTTGCAAATAGTATTGAAGATGGTGTGGAAAATATTGGGGTACTTAAAGCGATTGGTTACACAAGTAGGCAAATTCTTTCATCGATGATTCTACAATTTATCTTCATTGCTCTTTGTGGAAGTGTGATAGGAATTGCGCTGTCATATGTTTTTATGTCTTTCTTCGGAAGTATTATTTCAACGTTATCTGGTTTAATATGGACGCAAACATTTGGTCCTATGGCTAATTTGATCAGTATTTTCTTTGTTACACTTGCTGTTTTAATCGTTACACTACTATCCGCCTTTCGTGTTAAGAAAATTCTGCCTGTTGCAGCACTTCGTGGCGGCATTCAAACGCATAACTTTAGAAAAAATCGTGTTCCATTGGAAAAAGCGAGAGGCGGACTTCATTTCTTACTTGCGATTAAATCAACGCTTGCAAATGCAAAACAAAATATGATGATTCTTTTCATCATTATTGCACTAACTTTTGCCTCTGTCTTTTCAGCAGTGTCCTATTATAACATTGCGTCAGATAAGACAGCATTTGTGGACTTATTCGGTGTAGAACCTGCAAATGTGTATGTAATTATCAAATCAGATGTAGATATAAGAGAACTTTTGAGTCATATTGAACAAATGGAATATGTACGGAAAGTGAATCTATTGGATAAAATTCAAACGAAAATTGATGGTCAAATCGTGTATACAAATGTTACGAATCATTATGACCAGTTAGAAAACAATATCGTCTACGAAGGTCGCCAGCCAAAATATGAAAATGAAATATCCATCTCTTGGGTTGTATCAAGCCAAATTAATAAAGGAGTTGGGGATACAGTTGAAGTAGAATTTGAGAATGAAACAGCTAGTTTTCTAGTAACTGGAATCAGTCAATTAATTCATCATTCAGGCCAGGTAGCCGCATTAACATTAGAAGGAATTCAACAATTACAAACAAACTATAAAGGATCTACCCTTAATGTTTATTTAGATGGTATATCGAACAAAGATTTTATCAAAAATGTCCAAGAGCAATATGGGGATTATCTAGTTGGAACAGTAGATATCGATGAAAATATAGAGAGCGAAACAGGTATGTATACAGATGCAGTGTTTGCTGTGCTACTGACGGTTCTAGCCATCACCGTGCTAGTTGTTGTCATGATTCTATACCTGGTCATTAAAACAATGATTATTAAGCGTAAAAAGGAATTTGGTGTGATGAAAGCTATCGGCTATTCAACAATGCAACTAATGCATCAAATCGCCATCAGCTTTCTACCAGTTATCATTACAGGCGTTACAATTGGTGGTGCACTTGGTTACTTTTTCACTAATCCAATGCTTGCTGTATTACTATCAAGTGCAGGCGTAAAACGTTTGGATTTTACCATCCATTTACCGACCGTTCTACTACTTTGCATTGGAATCCTTCTATTAGGCTATCTGGTTTCCATGCTGGTATCTTTAAAAATCAAAAAAATTACAGTTCACAGTTTAATGACAGAATAA
- a CDS encoding MBL fold metallo-hydrolase — protein MMNVRSYALGPVQTNCYIVSNKDKECIIFDPGEEAEHLIKTIRSNGLKPLAIFLTHAHFDHIGAVEAVREAFSVPVWIHEKEVSWLGDPVKNGSSKYAALPDYIVAAPAEEYIIKEEQSFEISNFSFKAIFTPGHSPGSISYIFENDGFAIVGDTLFEQGIGRTDLLGGSTKVLLTSIHEKLLTLPEDTIIYPGHGSYTTVGAEMETNPFLNGF, from the coding sequence ATGATGAATGTACGAAGCTATGCGCTTGGGCCAGTCCAAACAAATTGCTATATCGTATCGAATAAAGACAAGGAATGTATAATATTTGATCCAGGTGAGGAAGCAGAGCATCTTATTAAAACAATTCGTAGCAATGGCTTAAAGCCATTAGCGATCTTTTTAACACATGCCCACTTTGACCATATAGGCGCTGTGGAGGCTGTACGTGAGGCTTTTTCTGTGCCTGTATGGATTCATGAGAAGGAAGTAAGCTGGCTCGGGGATCCCGTGAAAAATGGCTCCAGTAAATATGCAGCATTACCAGATTATATTGTAGCTGCTCCAGCCGAAGAGTATATTATTAAAGAAGAGCAATCATTTGAAATAAGTAATTTTAGTTTTAAAGCAATTTTTACGCCAGGACATTCGCCTGGGAGTATTTCCTATATCTTTGAGAACGATGGCTTTGCGATTGTAGGAGATACATTATTTGAGCAGGGAATAGGGCGTACAGATTTATTAGGTGGCTCCACTAAAGTATTACTAACCTCTATTCATGAGAAATTACTAACGCTACCAGAGGATACGATTATTTATCCTGGGCATGGCAGCTATACAACGGTTGGCGCAGAAATGGAAACCAATCCATTTTTAAATGGCTTTTAA
- the comGD gene encoding competence type IV pilus minor pilin ComGD, giving the protein MRHRQQEAGFTLLEMLIVLVIVMSLTAIVLKFSLKTAETRELERFFTQLQLDIQYIQTYSMNQRQYIAMTFEGGTANRYVIQKNAFTNIYERPFPKGVAFLPEESTMYMLVYNGKGNVMTAGTLSFKTPQGKKKVIITLGRGRARVE; this is encoded by the coding sequence ATGCGACATCGTCAACAGGAAGCAGGCTTTACATTGCTAGAAATGCTTATTGTCTTAGTGATTGTCATGAGCCTTACTGCCATTGTGCTGAAATTTTCTTTAAAAACAGCGGAAACAAGAGAGCTGGAGCGGTTTTTTACACAACTTCAATTAGATATTCAATATATTCAAACATATAGTATGAACCAACGCCAATATATAGCAATGACATTTGAGGGTGGAACAGCTAATCGCTATGTCATTCAAAAAAATGCTTTTACAAATATATACGAGCGTCCTTTTCCAAAAGGTGTCGCATTTTTACCGGAAGAAAGCACCATGTATATGCTTGTTTACAATGGCAAAGGCAATGTTATGACAGCTGGCACATTGTCGTTTAAAACACCGCAGGGCAAGAAAAAGGTAATTATTACATTAGGGCGAGGGAGAGCAAGAGTTGAATGA